The following proteins are encoded in a genomic region of Bacillus sp. Marseille-Q1617:
- a CDS encoding GerAB/ArcD/ProY family transporter: protein MKKQTKLTSVQLTFFIIQTQIGVGILGLPFNVFSVSKGDAWISVLIAGGMVQVIITLLWLLGRRFPSKSIFEYSKLLVGNVAGVLINIGYLIYGILVTSLVMMYATAIIKLWALNLTPEWVVMLLLLLPGIYLGKEKVMEISNVYVVVSGLIFLLIIVSIVVLFIYPVDWRYLFPIAASGGVTMLKGAKEAYFSMLGFELLLILYPYFKHNGSPAVLKSVSIANLFVTVVYTFLTISSLVTFSPEELKIVPQPVLYYVKSLYFQVIERIDLLFASLWIVNVITSLTSYLFLCTENCSYLFRRFKKLKRVHCTVFWGFFAYIIALLPGKPEEMDIFNTWVLNIAYVFVLAIPILFLGISFIFKKKEGKSA from the coding sequence ATGAAAAAACAGACTAAACTGACGTCCGTCCAATTAACCTTCTTTATCATTCAGACACAAATCGGTGTAGGGATACTCGGGCTTCCTTTCAACGTGTTTTCAGTCTCGAAAGGGGATGCCTGGATTTCTGTATTGATCGCGGGGGGGATGGTACAAGTCATCATCACCCTGCTGTGGCTGCTGGGGCGGAGATTTCCTTCGAAATCAATATTTGAATACTCCAAGCTGCTGGTGGGGAATGTTGCAGGGGTGTTGATCAATATCGGTTACCTCATCTATGGAATACTTGTAACCAGTCTTGTCATGATGTATGCGACTGCCATCATTAAATTATGGGCTCTGAACCTGACACCGGAATGGGTCGTCATGCTGCTGCTGCTGCTGCCAGGAATCTATTTGGGGAAAGAAAAGGTAATGGAGATCAGCAACGTGTATGTGGTAGTATCCGGCCTGATCTTTTTGCTGATCATCGTTTCGATTGTCGTGTTGTTCATCTACCCTGTTGATTGGCGCTATCTGTTCCCGATAGCGGCCTCAGGGGGCGTGACAATGCTGAAGGGTGCGAAGGAAGCGTATTTTTCGATGCTGGGTTTTGAGCTGCTGTTAATCTTATACCCGTATTTCAAACACAATGGAAGTCCGGCGGTATTGAAATCTGTCAGCATAGCTAATTTGTTTGTTACAGTGGTCTATACGTTCTTGACCATTTCAAGCTTGGTCACATTTAGTCCTGAAGAATTGAAAATCGTTCCCCAGCCCGTTCTCTATTATGTTAAATCTCTTTACTTCCAGGTCATTGAGAGGATCGACCTCTTGTTTGCCTCCCTCTGGATCGTAAACGTCATCACATCCTTGACCAGTTACTTGTTTCTATGTACAGAGAACTGCAGCTATCTATTCAGGAGGTTTAAAAAGCTCAAAAGAGTTCACTGTACAGTATTTTGGGGTTTTTTCGCTTATATCATTGCACTATTGCCAGGAAAGCCGGAGGAAATGGACATATTTAATACATGGGTTCTCAATATCGCTTATGTGTTTGTGCTGGCTATCCCCATTCTGTTTTTGGGTATATCGTTTATCTTCAAGAAGAAGGAGGGTAAAAGTGCATGA